From Penaeus vannamei isolate JL-2024 chromosome 37, ASM4276789v1, whole genome shotgun sequence, one genomic window encodes:
- the LOC138859562 gene encoding LOW QUALITY PROTEIN: NADH-ubiquinone oxidoreductase chain 4-like (The sequence of the model RefSeq protein was modified relative to this genomic sequence to represent the inferred CDS: inserted 16 bases in 9 codons; substituted 16 bases at 16 genomic stop codons) → MLMSVLDLEYYNFNIIKFLLAYIILIHSVNSWXALQRSLFXLSFIFIMYCHHDFSHYXVELCFNVDSLEXILLLLRFXITXLAVCSSQKVLKEEDYSSFFLLIIFFNCFNYNFSVNDYLLFFIRFEXSLIPTFILILGXGYQQARVYILLFTLFASSPLLVSLIRLHXNGRVTSLVENMKRTRFISCIXCVVTVFAFIVKLPIFLPHIXLPKAHVEAPIAGSTMQAGDIFKLWGHGLIAVLPLFGQANKNLAXLRVRIRLVGVVVVGLMCLRRVDIKALTAYSSVAXIGLVSSGLVVFGXLGVKGXVMIGHGLCXSGLFSLANMVHEXVGGXILXIVKRQINFIPRVALWXFLXSADTIAAPTLNLLGEMSXMIREVSWRKVRISYISSLSFXSRXYLTYXFSLREHGEYYIALFSCSGTVQEYFLLLLLLLPLNILILKGTIMYNIKV, encoded by the exons ATGTTAATGTCTGTGTTAGATTTAGAATactataattttaatattataaaATTTTTGTTGGCTTATATTATATTGATACACTCGGTTAATTCATGGTGAGCTTTGCAAAGGTCTTTATt actctctttcattttcataatgTATTGTCATCACGATTTTAGCCACTA TGTAGAGTTGTGCTTTAATGTTGATTCATTAGAATAAATTTTACTTTTATTGAGATTTTGAATAAC TCTTGCGGTCTGTTCTAGCCAAAAAGTATTGAAGGAAGAGGattactcttccttttttttgttaataattttctttaattgttttaattataaCTTTTCAGTTAATGATTACTTGTTATTCTTTATTAGATTTGA TTCTTTAATTCctacttttatccttatcttgGGGTGAGGTTATCAGCAGGCAAGggtctatatattattattcactttatttgcttcttctcctttgttgGTATCTTTAATCAGACTACA AAATGGAAGAGTAACTTCATTAGTGGAAAATATGAAGAGAACAAgatttatttcttgtatttgatGTGTAGTAACAGTCTTTGCTTTTATTGTAAAATTGCCTATATTTTTACCTCACATATGACTACCAAAAGCACATGTAGAGGCACCCATTGCGGGATCAACAATGCAAGCCGGTGATATATTCAAACTATGGGGACATGGCTTGATTGCAGTATTACCTTTGTTCGGACAAGCCAATAAAAATTTAGCTTGACTGCGAGTGAGAATTAgattagtaggagtagtagtagtgggaTTAATGTGTTTACGGCGAGTTGATATAAAAGCTTTAACTGCTTATTCTTCCGTGG AAATAGGATTAGTGTCATCTGGATTGGTAGTATTTGGTTGATTAGGAGTGAAGGG AGTAATGATTGGGCACGGATTGT TCTCCGGTTTGTTTTCTTTGGCTAACATGGTTCACGAATGAGTAGGAGGATGAATATTATGAATcgtaaagagacagataaatttcATACCTCGAGTAGCTTTATGGTAGTTCCTTTAGAGTGCGGATACTATAGCAGCACCTACTTTAAATCTTTTAGGTGAAATGAGCTGAATGATTAGAGAAGTATCTTGGAGAAAAGTAAGaatatcatatatttcatcatTGTCTTTTTAGAGCCGATAATACttaacata attttctttaaggGAACATGGGGAATATTACATAGCTTTGTTTTCGTGTTCTGGTACGGTGCAGGAGTATTTCctcttactattactcttactgccTCTAAATATTCTGATTTTAAAAGGAACTATTATGTATAACATAAAAGTATAA
- the LOC138859543 gene encoding LOW QUALITY PROTEIN: NADH-ubiquinone oxidoreductase chain 4-like (The sequence of the model RefSeq protein was modified relative to this genomic sequence to represent the inferred CDS: inserted 14 bases in 9 codons; substituted 15 bases at 15 genomic stop codons), whose translation MLRTLRLENSLSYPKGVPLATRGDAAAKLDTDCWTFAMQAVLGTVPRHQLHRQALPDQLSVVHEHLLLSGWLFRRQWCGHILIPFVNSWRAAQSSLFILXFILIMYCRHEFSNYKQSXCFNFESLEYFLILLRFXITALLLSSRQKXFLIFLMITFXDNDYLLFYVRSESSFIPTSTLILGXGYQPGRLQARVYILFYTLFASLPLLLSLIRLYXSGRLTXLVENMKRIRFIYCVXCVVTVFASIVKLPIFLPHIXLPKAHVEVPIAGSTMQAGDIFKLWGHGLIAVLPLFGQANKNLAXLRVRIRLLGVVMGLMCLRRVDIKALTAYSSVAXIGLVSSGLVVFGXLGVKGXVMIGHGLCXSGLFSLANMVHEXVGGXILXIVKRQINFIPRVALWXFLXSADTIAAPTLNLLGEMSXMIREVSWRKVRISYISSLSFXSRXYLTYXFSLREHGEYYIALFSCSGTVQEYFLLLLLLLPLNILILKGTIMYNIKV comes from the exons ATGTTACGTACTCTGAGATTGGAAAATTCATTGTCTTACCCCAAA GGCGTTCCGTTAGCCACAAGGGGCGACGCTGCCGCCAAATTGGACACTGACTGCTGGACTTTTGCGATGCAGGCTGTCTTAGGAACTGTTCCCCGACATCAGCTCCATCGACAAGCTTT ACCAG ACCAG TTATCTGTGGTTCATGAGCATTTGCTCCTAAGC GGCTGGCTCTTTCGGCGTCAGTGGTGCGGACACATATTGATACCCTTTGTTAATTCATGGAGGGCGGCTCAAAGCtccttatttattct ttttattttgataatgtATTGCCGACACGAATTTAGTAATTATAAGCAGA GATGCTTTAATTTCGAGTCACTagaatattttttaattttattgagATTTTGAATTACTGCTCTTTTATTATCTTCTAGACAaaa ttttcttatttttttaatgataacattttaagataatgattactTATTATTCTATGTTAGATCCGAGAGTTCTTTCATTCCTACTTCAACCCTTATCTTGG GAGGTTATCAGCCTGGACGTTTACAGGCCAgggtttatatattattttacactTTATTTGCTTCTTTGCCTTTGTTGCTATCTTTAATTAGACTATA AAGTGGAAGATTAACTTGATTAGTTGAAAATATGAAGAGAATcagatttatttattgtgtttgaTGTGTAGTAACAGTCTTTGCTTCTATTGTAAAATTGCCTATATTTTTACCTCACATATGACTACCAAAAGCACATGTAGAGGTACCCATTGCGGGATCAACAATGCAAGCCGGTGATATATTCAAACTATGGGGACATGGCTTGATTGCAGTATTACCTTTGTTCGGACAAGCCAATAAAAATTTAGCTTGACTGCGAGTGAGAATTAGATTATTAGGAGTAGTAATGGGATTAATGTGTTTACGGCGAGTTGATATAAAAGCTTTAACTGCTTATTCTTCCGTGG AAATAGGATTAGTGTCATCTGGATTGGTAGTATTTGGTTGATTAGGAGTGAAGGG AGTAATGATTGGGCACGGATTGT TCTCCGGTTTGTTTTCTTTGGCTAACATGGTTCACGAATGAGTAGGAGGATGAATATTATGAATcgtaaagagacagataaatttcATACCTCGAGTAGCTTTATGGTAGTTCCTTTAGAGTGCGGATACTATAGCAGCACCTACTTTAAATCTTTTAGGTGAAATGAGCTGAATGATTAGAGAAGTATCTTGGAGAAAAGTAAGaatatcatatatttcatcatTGTCTTTTTAGAGCCGATAATACttaacata attttctttaaggGAACATGGGGAATATTACATAGCTTTGTTTTCGTGTTCTGGTACGGTGCAGGAGTATTTCctcttactattactcttactgccTCTAAATATTCTGATTTTAAAAGGAACTATTATGTATAACATAAAAGTATAA